One stretch of Nitrososphaerota archaeon DNA includes these proteins:
- a CDS encoding nicotinamide-nucleotide adenylyltransferase, which produces MDGLLIGRFQPFHLGHLAAVKFALTQVDNLAIGIGSSNRFNEKRNPFTAEERKEMIDSSMEKSDLQKCKIYFVPDVNDHAKWTYHVDSIIPKYDVVFSNDDFTHELYKKREIQVISVPLKQREILSGTDIRQKIATGQSWAEFVPQGTAKVMLKINAQSRLAKL; this is translated from the coding sequence ATGGATGGTCTTCTCATAGGCAGATTCCAGCCTTTCCATTTGGGGCATTTAGCCGCAGTAAAATTTGCATTAACTCAGGTGGATAATTTGGCAATAGGAATCGGCAGCTCTAATCGATTCAATGAAAAAAGAAACCCATTCACAGCAGAAGAGCGAAAAGAAATGATAGACTCATCCATGGAAAAATCTGATTTACAAAAATGTAAGATCTATTTTGTACCAGACGTAAACGATCATGCCAAGTGGACTTATCACGTTGACAGTATCATTCCAAAATATGATGTGGTATTTTCAAACGATGATTTTACGCATGAATTGTACAAAAAGCGAGAAATCCAAGTGATATCAGTTCCATTAAAACAGAGAGAAATCTTGTCTGGAACTGACATTAGGCAAAAAATAGCAACGGGTCAAAGCTGGGCCGAGTTTGTCCCACAAGGAACCGCAAAAGTAATGCTGAAAATTAATGCACAAAGTCGCCTAGCCAAACTTTAG
- a CDS encoding alanine--glyoxylate aminotransferase family protein, translated as MEYLVMLPGPTNVPERVMRAMMTPMINHRSDDFVELYQDAVEKTQKVFKSSGEAVLLSASGTGAVEASVVNIVKPGDKVIIPTNGEFSGRLAQMLEWAGAKVIKLESTPGTNVTFDQVKEAFDNNKDVKAFYCVWNETSTGTMINYLDRIKDLTARNDAFYVVDGVSIVGGEDLETDKWGIDVAMTGAQKAFAAPPGISPIVVNERAKKYMNANPPKTMYFNLSRYFHYYEEAKHTPFTPALPLLYAYREAMNIILEEGVDNRIRRHRVCSQALYSGLSELGLTPFAKEDARSTVVVALNYLEGLEDKTFRNTLAEKFRVLVAGGFGNLKGKVFRVGCMGEVQKYHVMRTISSIGSTLEMMGYKTKQMEALKVAEDKLKQL; from the coding sequence ATGGAATATCTAGTCATGTTGCCTGGTCCAACAAACGTACCAGAGCGAGTAATGCGCGCAATGATGACACCGATGATAAATCATCGAAGTGACGATTTTGTAGAATTATACCAAGACGCTGTAGAAAAAACACAAAAAGTTTTCAAGAGTAGTGGTGAGGCAGTCTTGCTTTCAGCGTCAGGAACAGGAGCTGTTGAGGCAAGCGTTGTCAATATTGTAAAGCCGGGAGACAAAGTAATCATACCAACAAACGGAGAGTTCTCCGGAAGATTGGCACAGATGCTGGAATGGGCCGGCGCCAAAGTCATAAAACTGGAAAGCACACCTGGTACAAATGTAACATTTGATCAAGTAAAGGAGGCATTTGACAACAACAAGGACGTCAAGGCGTTCTATTGCGTATGGAATGAGACCTCGACAGGAACCATGATAAATTATTTGGATAGAATCAAGGATCTTACCGCAAGAAACGACGCATTCTATGTAGTAGACGGTGTTTCAATTGTCGGCGGCGAAGACCTGGAAACGGACAAGTGGGGAATCGACGTTGCGATGACGGGAGCACAAAAGGCATTTGCAGCACCACCAGGAATCTCGCCAATTGTTGTAAACGAGCGAGCCAAAAAATACATGAATGCAAATCCGCCGAAGACAATGTACTTTAATTTATCAAGATATTTCCACTATTACGAAGAGGCAAAGCACACGCCATTCACGCCAGCCCTCCCATTGTTATATGCATACAGAGAGGCAATGAACATCATACTAGAAGAAGGAGTAGATAATAGAATCAGAAGACACCGAGTCTGCTCACAGGCACTCTATTCTGGATTATCCGAGCTTGGTCTGACTCCATTTGCAAAAGAAGACGCAAGATCTACAGTTGTCGTTGCGCTAAACTACCTAGAAGGATTAGAGGATAAGACCTTTAGAAACACACTTGCAGAAAAGTTCCGAGTTCTGGTTGCAGGCGGATTTGGAAACCTCAAGGGTAAAGTGTTCCGTGTTGGCTGCATGGGTGAGGTTCAAAAATACCACGTTATGCGAACAATTTCTTCAATCGGCTCCACACTAGAAATGATGGGCTACAAGACCAAGCAGATGGAAGCCCTCAAAGTTGCCGAAGACAAACTCAAGCAGCTTTAA
- a CDS encoding copper-binding protein produces MLALEQAIIMWIHLICSAIWVGGSLFIAIVFAPILKTMAPTIEERLQIMIRVGRRFNKIAIPALLILIATGIWSSHQILSKPEFLFMSTYGTMLIIKMLLVAALLVSYAVHVRIIRKDIEEKIMQKELNAAQVAKLRKKIIIVGEVTVVLSVLVLLFAAILDAGL; encoded by the coding sequence TTGTTGGCATTAGAGCAAGCAATCATAATGTGGATTCATTTGATTTGTTCGGCAATCTGGGTTGGCGGTTCGCTGTTCATTGCCATAGTTTTTGCTCCAATACTAAAGACAATGGCGCCAACCATTGAAGAGCGACTGCAAATAATGATCAGAGTAGGAAGGCGATTTAACAAAATCGCAATACCTGCCTTGTTGATATTGATTGCGACAGGAATCTGGAGCTCTCACCAAATTTTGAGCAAACCAGAATTTTTGTTTATGTCTACCTATGGCACAATGCTGATAATCAAAATGCTCCTAGTAGCTGCGCTTTTGGTTTCATATGCAGTCCATGTGAGAATTATTCGAAAGGACATTGAAGAAAAAATAATGCAAAAGGAGCTGAACGCAGCTCAAGTAGCCAAGCTCCGAAAAAAGATCATCATCGTAGGCGAGGTAACAGTAGTTCTGTCCGTTTTGGTGCTATTGTTTGCCGCTATTCTAGATGCTGGCCTCTGA
- a CDS encoding tetrahydromethanopterin S-methyltransferase subunit A: MNLGQIAGEICKVAFPIPEEKFIGKSIGIAICTLSSIELLKEISQSQIMDKIAIAARLFSENRGIDELVKYVNQNPNLHTIIVCGNEVSGHKTGHALFCLHKYGVDDSNRIINSVSPDPVLRVSKNEIINFQRIKLVDLIGKTKLEQIIV, encoded by the coding sequence ATGAATCTGGGCCAAATTGCAGGCGAAATTTGCAAGGTTGCTTTTCCTATTCCAGAGGAGAAATTCATCGGAAAATCAATCGGCATTGCAATATGCACATTATCCAGTATAGAACTGCTAAAAGAAATATCCCAGTCCCAGATTATGGACAAAATCGCAATTGCTGCAAGACTTTTCTCAGAGAACAGGGGAATTGATGAGCTGGTAAAATATGTAAATCAGAATCCAAACCTGCATACAATCATTGTTTGTGGAAATGAAGTATCAGGCCACAAGACAGGCCACGCATTGTTTTGCCTGCACAAATACGGGGTAGATGATTCCAACCGAATAATAAATTCAGTCTCCCCTGATCCAGTATTGAGAGTATCAAAAAATGAAATTATAAATTTTCAAAGAATAAAGTTAGTTGATCTGATTGGCAAGACCAAGCTGGAACAGATTATAGTCTAG
- the cobJ gene encoding precorrin-3B C(17)-methyltransferase has product MTGKLYIVGVGPGAHDHMTFRAKQVIEQSDTIVGYDTYVGLVEDLIQGKEIHRYAMTQEVERAKQCIELALSGKIVSLVSSGDPGIYGMAGLIYETLAEAGWDPKTGLEVEVVPGVSALNSCASLIGSPLMTDFAVVSMSDLLVPWEIILKRVEAAAHGDYVIVIYNPSSKKRIHQLQDTRKLLLKYRKPTTPVAIIKGAYRESQTIVITDLENMESYADKLGMISTVIIGNSSTYNFKNLMINPRGYTSKYNLQS; this is encoded by the coding sequence TTGACAGGAAAACTCTACATTGTTGGCGTGGGCCCCGGAGCGCACGATCACATGACTTTTCGCGCAAAACAAGTCATTGAGCAAAGCGACACCATAGTGGGCTATGACACCTATGTTGGATTGGTAGAAGATCTAATTCAGGGAAAAGAGATCCACCGATATGCTATGACCCAAGAAGTGGAGCGAGCAAAGCAATGCATCGAGCTTGCCCTCTCTGGTAAAATTGTATCGCTGGTTAGCAGTGGAGACCCAGGAATTTATGGAATGGCAGGCCTAATCTACGAAACACTGGCAGAAGCTGGTTGGGATCCAAAGACAGGCCTAGAAGTAGAGGTAGTACCTGGAGTGTCTGCCCTAAATTCATGTGCTTCCTTGATTGGCTCGCCACTGATGACAGATTTTGCAGTAGTATCGATGAGTGACTTGTTGGTACCATGGGAAATTATATTAAAGCGAGTCGAGGCTGCAGCCCATGGCGACTATGTAATTGTGATTTACAATCCATCAAGCAAAAAAAGAATCCACCAACTACAAGATACCAGAAAACTTTTACTAAAATACAGAAAGCCGACCACGCCAGTTGCCATCATAAAGGGCGCATACAGAGAATCTCAGACAATAGTAATTACTGATCTAGAAAACATGGAATCGTATGCAGACAAGCTAGGCATGATCAGTACCGTGATAATCGGCAATTCTTCTACGTATAATTTCAAGAACTTGATGATAAATCCGCGAGGATACACATCGAAGTATAATCTGCAGAGCTAG
- the bluB gene encoding 5,6-dimethylbenzimidazole synthase, protein MSEFSSQEKSGLYKAIFTRRDVRSHFNSKPIPDETLARILNAAHHAPSVGFSQPWNFVLIRNNTTKQKVKESFEAEKFRSSNDVNDQKKEKYLLLKLEGILESDVNLCITYDPARFGPFVIGRSSIPETGIYSVCCAVQNLWLAARSEGIGVGWVSILSNETLKQALNLPEHIVPVAYLCLGHVEEFAEKPDLENAKWLPRLELKDVVYFEKWGQTSSELWNKINELIRTNLDYAFMK, encoded by the coding sequence ATGAGCGAATTCTCCAGCCAAGAAAAGTCTGGACTCTACAAGGCAATCTTCACAAGGCGAGACGTTAGATCCCATTTTAACTCAAAACCAATTCCGGATGAGACACTAGCAAGAATTCTTAATGCAGCTCATCATGCACCATCTGTTGGATTCTCCCAACCGTGGAATTTTGTTTTGATTAGGAATAACACCACGAAACAAAAGGTCAAAGAATCATTTGAAGCTGAAAAATTCCGCTCATCAAATGATGTCAATGATCAAAAAAAGGAAAAATATCTCTTGCTAAAGCTGGAAGGAATTTTGGAATCTGACGTGAATCTGTGCATTACTTATGATCCAGCCAGATTCGGACCATTTGTGATTGGCAGGTCAAGCATCCCAGAAACGGGTATCTATAGTGTTTGCTGCGCGGTGCAGAATTTATGGCTTGCAGCCCGCTCAGAAGGAATCGGAGTTGGCTGGGTCAGTATTCTGTCCAATGAAACCCTAAAGCAAGCACTAAATCTGCCAGAGCATATTGTGCCTGTTGCGTATCTGTGCCTTGGACATGTGGAGGAATTTGCAGAAAAGCCTGACTTGGAGAATGCAAAATGGCTTCCGCGTCTTGAGCTCAAGGACGTTGTCTATTTTGAAAAGTGGGGCCAAACATCAAGTGAACTATGGAACAAAATCAACGAATTGATCAGAACAAATCTTGATTACGCTTTTATGAAGTAA
- a CDS encoding tyrosine--tRNA ligase yields the protein MDVTSKVELVLRPPTEEIVTQEELTNLFSTNSKPRHYIGLEISGFLHLGSLISTGFKINDFIKAGVECNVFLADWHTLINDKLGGNWDTITKVSHYYERAFKLVCPGVNIIRGSELYDSHKEYWKNFVLFTKHMTLARTMRAMTIMGRSESDEKVDLSKLLYPPMQAVDIHTIDVDIAHAGMDQRKIHMLVREIFPKMKWKVPVAIHHGLLPGLTEPITTDGEGSKMSKSKPGSGVFIHDSDDEIKSKIKKGWCEQGKANNPIFQIAKHILFHEMPELSVERPEKFGGNVTYSNYSQMESDFGAGKLHPMDLKNVVAENLVKIIAPIRDKLQMDDDTRDAIKNSV from the coding sequence TTGGATGTAACAAGCAAAGTAGAGCTGGTCTTGCGGCCCCCAACAGAAGAAATAGTTACGCAGGAGGAACTGACAAACCTATTTTCGACAAATTCCAAGCCGCGACATTACATAGGATTGGAGATTTCCGGATTTTTGCACCTGGGAAGTCTTATCAGTACTGGATTCAAGATTAATGATTTTATCAAAGCTGGCGTTGAATGCAATGTCTTTTTGGCAGACTGGCACACGCTAATCAACGACAAACTTGGCGGTAACTGGGATACCATAACCAAAGTATCCCATTACTACGAGCGTGCATTCAAACTGGTCTGTCCAGGTGTGAATATAATTCGCGGAAGTGAACTGTATGATTCCCACAAGGAATACTGGAAGAACTTTGTGTTATTTACGAAGCACATGACTCTTGCCAGAACAATGAGGGCAATGACAATCATGGGAAGGTCAGAAAGCGACGAGAAAGTCGACCTCTCAAAATTGTTGTATCCGCCGATGCAGGCAGTAGACATCCATACAATAGATGTTGATATAGCGCATGCGGGAATGGACCAGAGAAAAATCCACATGCTGGTCCGAGAAATATTTCCAAAAATGAAGTGGAAGGTACCAGTTGCCATCCACCATGGTTTGTTGCCGGGACTGACTGAACCAATAACTACAGATGGAGAAGGCTCAAAAATGTCAAAATCAAAGCCTGGCTCTGGTGTTTTTATTCATGATTCTGATGATGAAATAAAATCCAAGATAAAAAAGGGGTGGTGCGAGCAGGGAAAGGCAAACAATCCAATATTCCAAATAGCAAAGCACATCTTGTTCCATGAAATGCCCGAGCTCAGTGTGGAAAGGCCGGAAAAGTTCGGCGGAAATGTAACTTATTCCAATTATTCCCAGATGGAATCTGACTTTGGCGCAGGAAAGCTGCACCCAATGGATCTCAAAAATGTTGTAGCGGAAAATCTGGTCAAAATCATAGCGCCAATACGTGACAAGCTACAAATGGACGACGACACTCGCGACGCAATAAAAAATTCTGTCTAG
- the rtcA gene encoding RNA 3'-phosphate cyclase translates to MEALLIDGSHGEGGGQILRSALTLSTITQKPIKIENIRHNRKIPGLRPSHLSTIKLLGKICDAKIDGLTVGSTSITFSPGQIQDTRLQENVGTAGSISLILQAIIPAVALAGKKLELSIFGGTDVPWSPTSNYTKFVIGEAFSRLGIKFEMSIKKRGYYPKGGGQVDVTIFPCHKLVPIHLSQRTTKEAKILCSFSGTSQNEIGNHITFAKNTLEQKGFSAQTQITKDQALNPGASFLIYSHDSSSINGVDELLHVQNKSSFGKDATISFTSSTLGADSNLSDILVTPLALAKEMSIFTVPEISKHLETNLYITSKITGCKYGVGKIDGGYEVRIVGSEASI, encoded by the coding sequence ATGGAAGCACTGCTAATAGACGGCTCGCACGGCGAAGGCGGAGGACAAATCTTGCGCTCCGCACTTACGCTTTCTACCATAACGCAAAAGCCAATTAAAATAGAAAACATTCGCCACAACCGAAAGATTCCAGGACTGCGACCATCACATCTATCTACAATCAAGCTTCTCGGTAAAATATGTGATGCAAAAATTGACGGACTGACAGTCGGCTCTACCAGCATTACATTTTCACCAGGACAGATTCAAGACACGAGACTGCAGGAAAATGTCGGAACTGCTGGTAGCATCTCATTGATTTTGCAGGCAATAATTCCAGCCGTAGCACTTGCAGGAAAAAAACTGGAGCTATCAATTTTTGGAGGAACAGATGTTCCATGGAGTCCTACATCAAATTATACGAAATTTGTTATAGGCGAAGCATTTTCACGCCTTGGCATAAAATTTGAGATGAGCATCAAAAAGCGTGGATATTACCCAAAGGGAGGAGGCCAAGTAGACGTAACAATTTTTCCATGCCATAAACTAGTCCCAATTCATCTATCACAAAGAACAACAAAGGAGGCAAAAATTCTCTGCTCTTTCTCTGGAACATCACAAAATGAAATTGGAAATCATATCACTTTTGCAAAAAACACACTAGAGCAAAAAGGATTCTCTGCACAAACACAAATCACAAAAGATCAAGCACTCAACCCTGGCGCATCATTTTTGATATATAGTCATGATTCTTCTTCCATAAATGGTGTAGACGAGCTGTTGCATGTCCAAAACAAGTCAAGCTTTGGCAAAGATGCAACAATCTCATTTACTTCATCAACCCTTGGTGCAGACTCTAATCTCTCTGACATACTCGTAACGCCGCTTGCGCTAGCCAAAGAAATGTCTATTTTCACTGTACCAGAAATATCAAAACATCTTGAGACAAACCTCTACATCACATCCAAGATCACTGGCTGTAAGTATGGTGTAGGCAAAATCGACGGCGGCTATGAAGTCAGAATTGTAGGCTCAGAGGCCAGCATCTAG
- a CDS encoding dUTPase, with translation MRKVLMDRLDEIFVMQKGLTKMMNLDRYPKDSEGRISALTTAIIHEAVELQRLTNWKWWKKPTPFSMDDAKEELIDIWHFVVQASLELNLTPDDIVAEYRKKNEINRNRQKNGY, from the coding sequence ATGCGTAAAGTTTTGATGGACAGACTAGATGAGATATTTGTAATGCAAAAGGGACTAACCAAGATGATGAACCTGGATAGATATCCAAAGGACTCGGAAGGTCGCATATCTGCGCTAACCACCGCCATAATACATGAAGCAGTGGAACTACAACGCTTAACAAACTGGAAGTGGTGGAAAAAACCAACTCCGTTTAGTATGGATGATGCAAAAGAGGAGCTAATCGACATTTGGCATTTTGTGGTGCAGGCATCACTGGAGCTAAACCTCACGCCAGACGATATTGTAGCAGAATATAGAAAGAAAAACGAGATTAACCGAAACAGGCAGAAAAACGGCTACTAG
- a CDS encoding NAD(P)H-dependent oxidoreductase yields MKIVVISGSPRKQAVTQVMMKFVHEYTKSKNAETKFINLSDGMVDCYKGYDVTYSDTTTQAAKDIMDADVWLIGTPIYNSFFSAALKNLFEYVNYKSTAGKTAGLAILASGTIGFTDVQTLLTQLMSYFKVITNPKVVFMTVEQIKDGTIEEASKVKLRELVDETILLASRPK; encoded by the coding sequence ATGAAAATAGTTGTAATCTCTGGCAGCCCACGAAAACAAGCAGTAACTCAAGTAATGATGAAGTTTGTCCACGAATATACCAAGTCAAAAAACGCAGAAACAAAATTCATCAATTTGTCCGATGGTATGGTTGACTGTTACAAGGGCTACGACGTGACCTATTCTGATACAACAACCCAAGCAGCAAAGGACATAATGGATGCAGACGTCTGGTTGATTGGCACGCCCATCTACAACTCATTTTTCAGCGCCGCACTCAAAAATCTCTTTGAGTATGTCAACTACAAATCTACTGCCGGAAAAACCGCAGGACTTGCAATTTTGGCCTCAGGCACAATAGGCTTTACAGACGTACAAACATTACTGACCCAACTGATGTCATATTTCAAAGTCATAACAAACCCCAAGGTAGTATTCATGACCGTAGAACAAATTAAGGACGGAACAATCGAAGAGGCAAGCAAAGTCAAGCTCAGAGAGCTAGTTGATGAAACAATATTGCTTGCTTCTAGACCAAAGTAG
- a CDS encoding sugar kinase — protein MLTVFGSTALDTIRTPNKILKDVLGGAATFAGVSASFFVETGLIAVVGTDFPKKYHNILKKHLDLEGLAIHKGKTFRYDGSYDKTLSTRTTNKTELNVLGSFQPVVPEKYRKSQFVYLANNDPDQNTKIIREFDNVKFSMCDTIEFWINSKRNSVIKMIGSVDTVVINDEEAKLLTKEHNLIKCAKKMMDWGAKYVIIKKGEHGSLLFFDDVIFPSVAFSLEDIVDPTGAGDSFAGAMIGYLASKNSTKISEIKKAVIYGNVMGSFAVEKYGLDGLTSITKDMIQRRIKKYQSMIDF, from the coding sequence ATGCTTACTGTTTTTGGCTCTACTGCCCTGGACACAATTCGTACGCCAAACAAAATACTTAAGGATGTACTTGGAGGAGCTGCGACATTTGCGGGAGTCTCTGCCAGCTTTTTTGTAGAGACTGGTCTAATAGCGGTGGTTGGAACCGACTTTCCAAAAAAATATCACAATATTCTAAAAAAACATCTGGATTTGGAAGGACTCGCAATACACAAAGGCAAAACATTTCGTTATGACGGCAGCTACGACAAGACTCTTTCCACTAGAACCACGAATAAGACAGAGCTCAATGTTTTGGGATCATTTCAGCCAGTGGTGCCTGAAAAATACAGAAAATCTCAGTTTGTGTATTTGGCAAACAACGACCCAGACCAGAACACGAAAATCATCCGCGAATTTGACAATGTGAAATTTTCCATGTGCGATACTATAGAATTTTGGATAAACTCCAAGCGAAATTCTGTAATCAAGATGATTGGCTCAGTCGACACTGTCGTTATCAATGACGAAGAGGCAAAACTGCTTACCAAAGAGCACAATCTCATAAAATGCGCAAAAAAAATGATGGACTGGGGCGCAAAATACGTGATTATAAAAAAAGGAGAGCACGGCTCGCTTCTATTTTTTGATGATGTAATATTTCCTTCAGTTGCGTTTTCCCTGGAAGACATTGTGGACCCGACTGGCGCAGGCGACTCTTTTGCGGGCGCAATGATTGGATACCTAGCAAGCAAAAACTCTACCAAAATTTCTGAAATCAAAAAGGCAGTAATATATGGAAATGTAATGGGCTCTTTTGCCGTAGAAAAGTATGGCCTTGACGGATTAACCAGCATAACCAAGGACATGATCCAAAGAAGAATAAAAAAATACCAATCAATGATCGATTTCTGA
- a CDS encoding DegT/DnrJ/EryC1/StrS aminotransferase family protein codes for MKVPVNIPLVGREEIAEVTAVLKKGALTSAVRDGGPNVQEFERLVRSFVKSKYAIAVNSGTAALQAALYALDVKSGDEVVLPSFTFVASANSVVSVGAKPVFVDITRDNYTMDPEDLRKKITKKTKAIIPVHLYGNVSYIDEISEIAAKSHIPIIEDACQSMGSTYRGKQTGTFSELGCFSLYAAKVMTSGEGGVITTSNEKLRDKLLMIRNHGMVHGYDTRILGLNLRLPEINAAIAKVQMKKLAGFLKRRSQNAKILTDLLSGADVTLPVPRKHEKVNWYLYTVSSKNRDKISKALNENGIGATVYYGTPVHKTPYYNQKTKLLNTEWAAKSVLSLPVQPQVTQKHLETTARIIKSL; via the coding sequence ATGAAGGTTCCAGTGAACATCCCTCTCGTTGGCAGAGAGGAAATTGCCGAAGTCACCGCCGTTCTAAAAAAAGGCGCACTCACATCTGCTGTTAGGGATGGTGGGCCAAACGTCCAGGAATTTGAAAGACTGGTCCGCTCTTTTGTAAAATCAAAATATGCAATTGCTGTCAATTCTGGTACTGCCGCACTACAAGCTGCCCTTTATGCCCTTGATGTGAAATCCGGTGACGAAGTTGTATTACCTTCATTTACCTTTGTTGCCTCCGCAAATTCTGTTGTTTCTGTTGGCGCAAAGCCGGTCTTTGTAGATATCACACGCGACAATTACACCATGGATCCTGAAGACCTGCGGAAAAAAATAACCAAAAAAACCAAGGCGATCATCCCAGTACACCTGTATGGAAATGTGTCATATATTGACGAAATATCTGAAATTGCGGCCAAAAGCCACATTCCAATAATAGAGGATGCCTGCCAGTCGATGGGCTCTACATACCGCGGAAAACAAACAGGCACATTCTCAGAACTTGGTTGCTTTAGCCTATATGCCGCCAAAGTAATGACATCTGGCGAAGGCGGAGTAATCACCACATCAAACGAAAAGCTTCGTGACAAATTACTAATGATTAGAAACCATGGGATGGTTCACGGATATGATACCAGAATTCTGGGCCTGAACTTGCGGTTGCCGGAGATCAATGCAGCAATTGCCAAAGTACAGATGAAAAAGCTTGCAGGATTTTTGAAAAGGAGATCACAGAACGCCAAAATCTTAACGGATCTCCTTTCTGGCGCAGATGTTACATTACCAGTACCAAGAAAGCACGAAAAGGTAAACTGGTATCTGTATACTGTATCTAGTAAAAACAGGGACAAGATCTCAAAAGCACTAAACGAAAACGGAATTGGAGCTACAGTATACTATGGCACACCCGTCCACAAGACCCCTTATTACAATCAAAAGACAAAGCTGTTAAACACGGAATGGGCTGCAAAAAGTGTCCTTTCACTGCCAGTACAGCCACAAGTAACGCAAAAACACCTAGAAACCACGGCTAGAATAATAAAATCACTATGA
- a CDS encoding peptidylprolyl isomerase produces MTQATIETKFGKIVFKLLPELAPEHVRNFVKLAQSGFFDGTLFHRVIPGFMIQGGDPNTKTADKSRWGQGGPGYTIKAEFNTRSHLRGIVSMARAMDPNSAGSQFFIVTSDSTFLDRQYTVFGEVLEGMPIADQIVSQQRDRNDCPLQEVRMTKVTISE; encoded by the coding sequence TTGACCCAGGCAACAATCGAAACCAAGTTTGGAAAAATTGTATTTAAATTGCTGCCGGAACTTGCACCAGAACACGTTCGAAACTTTGTAAAGCTTGCCCAGTCAGGATTTTTCGATGGCACTTTGTTCCACAGGGTGATTCCTGGGTTTATGATTCAGGGCGGAGACCCAAACACTAAGACCGCAGACAAGTCCAGGTGGGGTCAAGGCGGCCCAGGCTATACAATCAAGGCGGAATTCAACACTAGATCACACTTGAGGGGTATAGTATCGATGGCAAGAGCAATGGATCCAAACAGCGCAGGCTCGCAGTTCTTTATTGTAACTTCAGACAGCACATTTTTGGACAGACAATACACCGTCTTCGGCGAGGTCCTAGAGGGAATGCCAATCGCCGATCAAATTGTTTCCCAGCAAAGGGATAGAAACGACTGCCCACTCCAAGAAGTACGAATGACCAAGGTTACAATCTCTGAATAA